Below is a window of Flavobacterium sp. N2820 DNA.
TAAAAGTTCATATTCGTAGATTGTAATTGCTCTTTCACTCCTGTTGGAAGTGAATTCACTGAAGCCGACCACGATTGTTGCGTTGCAATATCTATCACATATAAATCCGTATTATTTTGCGCTCCTGGAAAAGCATTAAAAGGCTGACGTGCATGAACACCATCTTTTCTTCCGCCAATAATTAGCCATTTTCCGTTGTGTTGTGCAAAAGCATAGGAATGCAATCCTGGTAAGCCTGAAACTGCAACTGGAGTTAAAACTACATTGTAATCAAATGTAGTCTGTGCTAATGATGACTGTAAAAAAGCCAACAATAACACGATGAAATATTTTTTCATTGTATAAAATTATAAATTGAGTTCCTATCAAAAAAAGGAACCATAAATAAACTTTTTAAATTTTTTAAATGAAAAATTTTGGCGGATGCCAGATAGAATGTTGGTATTTTGGGATAAAAATCTTTTCGTAGTTTGATTTTTCCTTTTCAGTATAAAAATCGGGAATTAGAATGATTTCTTTAAGTGAAATTTCAGCGACAAATTGCGTTGGACTAAAGTTCAAATTCATGATTACTTTACCTTTTTCACAACCCGAATTTGATGCCTCAGCATTATGACAAGTATTTTGACATTCTTGACTCACAAACATTTTCATCGCTCTAACCGATGGCAAAGTCAGCAGAAGCAACAAGTAAAAACATAACATGTGAACCGAGAATTTCATTTAACAAATGTAAGTAAACTTTAAAAATATTTAGTAACAATTGTTACACAAGAAATTAGCGCTTTTTCTTCTTAAAAAAATCACCAATCATACTAAAAAGCAATCCGCCCATTATTCCACCATACAAAGTACTATTTAATGGTTTTGAAGTAATAGAACAAGTTCCCGATGCACAACCAACGTAATGATAATAAGCGTAACCAGAAATTAGACCAATGATAACTCCAATAGCAACTGTATATATTTCTTTTTTATTCATTTCATTTAAAAAAACAAATATACACTTCTAAAAGAGAGCAATTTGTAACATGTGTTACTTAACTTAAAACTGAAAATAAATAAAAGGTTGGGCTCCAGCAGAAGCCGTAGCATAAACAACCCAATAAATCAATCCTAATAGAATAGCTTTCACTAATAATGGAATTGAACTAAACGTTTTTTGCATAAA
It encodes the following:
- a CDS encoding DUF6132 family protein — protein: MNKKEIYTVAIGVIIGLISGYAYYHYVGCASGTCSITSKPLNSTLYGGIMGGLLFSMIGDFFKKKKR